A window of the Diabrotica undecimpunctata isolate CICGRU chromosome 1, icDiaUnde3, whole genome shotgun sequence genome harbors these coding sequences:
- the LOC140442417 gene encoding uncharacterized protein gives MEVKMAPEPVDSNDNSVEVAVIKSQFANIQPLVPYDDTDGSLSDNEDIVTGCLTTEEGHRLIQSSSNSSSSSASSLDSSDSLSSGSSNCSPLPAKVNLLTHINQNVTVDQLDSDGVVVNRRPRELQKVQDYYISPLCTDESDVDLSDTDPTFINIESKRKRNYFFENLRSSSTSSADSYRSSGNYIPKKGRKRTKNPSQWKQNKLKRRRNTGKSYVSMSQTKKTIPARCLKEPCTEKCRLKCTTNINIECRYDLFKKFWDLGDLSKQRAYISASMIDIQPKYKYSNAQRPRHNNKAFHFIVNNTTIRVCKTFYKATLDISDRMIFTVQNKMNNNDFSQTDFRGRHDSHRKISPELRAAIIEHIQSIPKIESHYLRASTTKEYIDGSKNIKDLFNDFKLKQENDNRDAGTYSKYYKIFTTEFNLSFFQPKKDQCDLCTSYNNSNADQKKNLEEKYQTHIKEKNYSRIEKFNDRREINKNIKVVVFDLEAVLQCPRGNSSSFYYKSKLNCYNLTLTELTPQDFKVAYKNVHCYFWSESEAKRGAIEIGSCVWAYLKAITDEDDDEKEVIFYSDNCCGQNKNKYLTSLYLHAVQTLTIKSITHKYLIRGHTQNEADSVHSLIEKEIKKNLKSGPIYTPDQYIALIKNAKKSPPSIIVHELNFESFHDLKLLQEEWGYNYSTNTQGHNVNWNEIKILKIAKENPFSMYYKTSYKDENYREVNVRNKRKKMKLITEIELKAAYCDKQKISDNKKKDLQELISKGLVPSFYAGFYNSIF, from the exons ATGGAGGTTAAAATGGCACCGGAACCAGTGGATAGTAACGATAACTCAGTTGAAGTAGCTGTAATA AAATCTCAGTTTGCAAACATACAACCCTTAGTACCTTATGATGATACTGACGGTAGTTTATCTGACAATGAAGATATTGTTACTGGATGCTTAACTACGGAGGAAGGACATCGTCTTATTCAGTCTTCATCAAATAGTTCATCATCGTCAGCTTCATCTTTGGATTCATCCGATAGTTTATCTTCGGGCTCGTCCAATTGTTCTCCATTACCAGCAAAAGTAAACTTACTAACCCATATTAATCAAAACGTGACTGTTGATCAACTGGACAGTGATGGCGTT GTAGTAAATCGTCGTCCCAGGGAGTTACAAAAGGTTCAAGATTATTATATTTCTCCTTTATGTACTGATGAAAGTGATGTTGACTTAAGCGATACAGATCCAACATTCATTAACATTGAATCTAAAAGAAAGAGAAACTActtttttgaaaatttgagaTCTTCTTCCACCAGTTCGGCAGATTCCTATCGTTCTTCTGGTAATTATATTCCAAAAAAGGGACGCAAACGGACTAAAAATCCTTCCCAATGGAAACAGAATAAACTTAAGCGCAGGCGTAATACAGGAAAATCATATGTATCCATGTCGCAAACAAAAAAGACTATTCCAGCCAGGTGTCTTAAAGAACCATGTACAGAAAAATGTAGACTTAAATGcactacaaatattaatatagagTGTAGGTACGACCTTTTTAAGAAGTTTTGGGATTTAGGTGATTTAAGTAAACAAAGAGCATACATAAGTGCCAGTATGATTGACATTCAGCCTAAATACAAATATAGCAATGCTCAGAGACCCAGACACAACAATAAAGCATTTCATTTCATTGTGAATAATACGACGATTAGAGTTTGTAAAACTTTTTACAAGGCTACATTGGACATCTCCGATAGGATGATATTTACGGTACAGAATAAAATGAACAACAACGATTTTTCGCAAACTGATTTTAGAGGCAGACATGACAGTCATAGAAAAATTAGTCCAGAATTACGAGCTGCAATCATTGAGCACATTCAATCTATCCCTAAAATTGAATCACACTACCTTCGAGCTTCTACAACAAAGGAATATATTGATGGCAGCAAAAATATCAAAGATTTGTTCAATGATTTTAAGCTAAAACAAGAAAATGACAATAGAGACGCAGGTACTTatagtaaatattataaaatatttacaacggAATTTAATCTCTCCTTTTTTCAACCAAAAAAGGATCAATGTGATCTATGCACCTCGTATAATAATTCTAATGCTGACCAAAAGAAGAACCTGGAAGAAAAATACCAAACgcatataaaagagaaaaactATAGTAGGATTGAAAAGTTTAATGATcgcagagaaataaataaaaatatcaaagtagTTGTGTTTGATTTAGAAGCGGTGTTGCAATGCCCAAGAGGTAACTCTTCTTCCTTTTACTATAAGTCTAAGCTTAATTGCTACAACTTAACTTTAACCGAATTAACACCACAGGATTTTAAGGTAGCCTACAAAAATGTACACTGCTATTTTTGGTCGGAGAGTGAGGCTAAACGTGGGGCTATAGAAATCGGATCATGTGTATGGGCATATCTAAAAGCTATAACTGATGAAGACGATGATGAAAAGGAAGTAATTTTCTATTCGGACAATTGTTGtggccagaataaaaataaatatttaacatctcTTTATCTTCATGCTGTGCAAACATTGACAATAAAAAGCATAacacataaatatttaataagaggACACACGCAGAATGAGGCTGATAGTGTCCATAGCCTAATtgaaaaggaaattaaaaaaaatttaaaatctggACCGATATACACACCAGACCAATATATTGCTTTAATTAAAAATGCCAAAAAGTCTCCACCTTCGATAATTGTTCATGAACTAAATTTTGAATCATTTCACGATTTAAAATTATTGCAAGAAGAATGGGGATATAATTATTCAACTAATACACAGGGACATAATGTTAATTGGAAcgaaattaaaattttgaaaatcgcTAAAGAAAATCCTTTTTCCATGTATTATAAAACATCATACAAAGATGAAAATTACCGGGAAGTAAATGTTAGAAATAAACGGAAGAAAATGAAACTAATTACAGAAATAGAACTTAAAGCAGCCTATTGTGATAAACAAAAAATAAGTGACAATAAGAAAAAAGACTTACAAGAACTAATTTCAAAAGGATTAGTTCCTTCATTTTATGCTGGGTTTTATAATtctatattttaa